One window from the genome of Phocoena phocoena chromosome 15, mPhoPho1.1, whole genome shotgun sequence encodes:
- the ADISSP gene encoding adipose-secreted signaling protein isoform X1, whose amino-acid sequence MAAANKGNKPRVRSIRFATGHDAEGSQSHVHFDEKLHDSVVMVTQESDSSFLVKVGFLKILHRYEITFTLPPVRRLSKEVREAPVPSLHLKLLSVMPIPEGYSIKCEYSAHKEGVLKEEMFLACEGGTGTCVRVMVQARVMDRHHGTPMLLDGVKCVGAELEYDSEHSDWHGFD is encoded by the exons ATGGCTGCAGCCAACAAAG GCAATAAGCCCAGAGTCCGGAGTATCCGCTTTGCGACAGGCCATGATGCAGAAGGCTCCCAGAGCCATGTCCACTTTGATGAGAAGCTGCATGACTCTGTGGTCATGGTCACCCAAGAGAGCGACAGCAGCTTTCTGGTCAAG GTTGGCTTCCTGAAGATCCTGCACAGGTATGAGATTACCTTCACTCTGCCCCCAGTGCGCAGGCTGAGCAAGGAGGTCCGAGAGGCACCTGTCCCCAGCCTGCACCTCAAGCTCCTCAGCGTCATGCCCATCCCAGAAG GTTACAGCATCAAGTGTGAGTACTCAGCGCACAAGGAGGGCGTCCTCAAGGAGGAGATGTTCCTAGCCTGCGAAGGTGGCACCGGCACCTGCGTGCGCGTGATGGTACAGGCACGCGTCATGG ACCGACACCACGGCACACCCATGCTGCTAGATGGTGTCAAGTGCGTGGGTGCTGAGCTAGAATACGACTCAGAGCACAGTGACTGGCACGGCTTCGACTGA
- the ADISSP gene encoding adipose-secreted signaling protein isoform X2, which produces MAAANKGNKPRVRSIRFATGHDAEGSQSHVHFDEKLHDSVVMVTQESDSSFLVKVGFLKILHRYEITFTLPPVRRLSKEVREAPVPSLHLKLLSVMPIPEGYSIKCEYSAHKEGVLKEEMFLACEGGTGTCVRVMVQTDTTAHPCC; this is translated from the exons ATGGCTGCAGCCAACAAAG GCAATAAGCCCAGAGTCCGGAGTATCCGCTTTGCGACAGGCCATGATGCAGAAGGCTCCCAGAGCCATGTCCACTTTGATGAGAAGCTGCATGACTCTGTGGTCATGGTCACCCAAGAGAGCGACAGCAGCTTTCTGGTCAAG GTTGGCTTCCTGAAGATCCTGCACAGGTATGAGATTACCTTCACTCTGCCCCCAGTGCGCAGGCTGAGCAAGGAGGTCCGAGAGGCACCTGTCCCCAGCCTGCACCTCAAGCTCCTCAGCGTCATGCCCATCCCAGAAG GTTACAGCATCAAGTGTGAGTACTCAGCGCACAAGGAGGGCGTCCTCAAGGAGGAGATGTTCCTAGCCTGCGAAGGTGGCACCGGCACCTGCGTGCGCGTGATGGTACAG ACCGACACCACGGCACACCCATGCTGCTAG